Proteins encoded in a region of the Mucispirillum schaedleri ASF457 genome:
- the ribH gene encoding 6,7-dimethyl-8-ribityllumazine synthase: MKVFEGNFDGKGIKIAIVASRFNEFITKELIGGAEDTLLRHNVNTDDIYLYRVPGAFEIPSVCNKIAESGKYDAVITLGAVIRGSTPHFDYVAAEVSKGVASVSMKYNIPVIFGVLTTDTIEQAVERAGTKAGNKGSDAAMAALEMINLYKGI; the protein is encoded by the coding sequence ATGAAAGTGTTTGAAGGAAATTTTGACGGAAAAGGTATTAAAATAGCAATCGTTGCTTCAAGATTTAATGAATTTATTACTAAAGAATTAATTGGCGGTGCAGAAGATACATTACTCCGCCATAATGTTAATACTGATGATATATATTTATACAGAGTTCCAGGAGCTTTTGAAATCCCATCAGTATGTAATAAAATTGCTGAAAGCGGTAAATATGATGCTGTAATTACATTAGGTGCAGTAATAAGAGGCTCTACTCCACATTTTGATTATGTGGCTGCAGAAGTATCAAAAGGGGTTGCTTCTGTTTCCATGAAGTATAATATTCCTGTAATATTTGGTGTATTAACAACTGATACTATTGAGCAGGCTGTTGAAAGAGCAGGAACAAAAGCAGGTAACAAAGGCAGCGATGCTGCTATGGCTGCATTAGAAATGATAAACCTTTACAAAGGTATATAA
- the nusB gene encoding transcription antitermination factor NusB, whose translation MKRKRTQGRDYAIQMLYSATLADNSVSETKSSFRLEYADVTEEILGFADKLFETAYKNKEKDEAIISELINKNWTIDRIGAIERCILRLGVSELFEGDAPYYAVIDDYVTLAKSYGDEKSASFVNGILENVKNKFSIEFDNGRK comes from the coding sequence ATGAAAAGAAAAAGAACACAAGGGCGTGATTACGCCATACAAATGCTTTATAGTGCTACTTTGGCAGACAACTCTGTTAGTGAAACAAAATCATCTTTCAGGCTTGAATATGCAGATGTAACTGAAGAAATATTAGGCTTTGCAGATAAACTTTTTGAAACTGCATATAAAAATAAAGAAAAAGATGAAGCAATAATATCTGAGCTTATTAATAAAAACTGGACTATTGATAGAATAGGTGCAATAGAAAGATGTATTTTAAGGCTTGGTGTATCAGAACTTTTTGAGGGAGATGCTCCATATTATGCAGTTATTGATGATTATGTTACTTTAGCAAAAAGTTATGGAGATGAAAAATCTGCCTCTTTTGTAAATGGTATTTTAGAAAATGTAAAAAATAAATTTTCCATAGAGTTTGATAATGGAAGAAAATAA
- a CDS encoding DUF4911 domain-containing protein, with the protein MDNEFYTIRICFSCNKEDIIIVNSILDSYGGLGLIRTIDKEKCNCAVFTTNSVYNTTLEVMQALQQEGLSITDIIVDKSENVDEFALQGREI; encoded by the coding sequence GTGGATAATGAATTTTATACAATAAGAATATGTTTCTCCTGTAATAAAGAAGATATTATTATTGTAAATTCTATATTAGATTCTTATGGTGGATTAGGGCTGATACGCACTATTGATAAAGAAAAATGCAACTGTGCTGTATTTACAACAAACTCTGTGTATAATACTACATTAGAAGTAATGCAGGCATTGCAGCAGGAAGGTTTATCCATAACTGATATTATAGTTGATAAATCTGAGAATGTAGATGAATTTGCACTGCAGGGAAGGGAGATATAA
- a CDS encoding 3'-5' exoribonuclease YhaM family protein: MDLGITKKYMIFNLVTNTTKDNRPFIRMTLTDTDGGSMNAIMFDSNKLSFEPARGQVVNVTGALQQYNGVTQLKVSDMVLLEGEDANEFLPKSDKDAKAMEDELKAVLQKHIKSSYFKSLCNAFYADKAAYTLFKKSSAAKSVHHAYIHGLLEHTLSMVKLSALICDFYGKENVNKELTVMGALFHDIGKIQEIDIDNSFEYTDEGKLLGHLLLGINMVDKYIESIPDFPKKARDLLIHLIASHHGLLEYGSPKRPKTKEAFILHYVDNIDARINSFNMAFERENVEEGGWSQYDRILERQFYNHGLIPEE, encoded by the coding sequence ATGGATTTAGGAATTACAAAAAAATATATGATTTTTAACCTTGTTACAAATACAACTAAGGATAACAGACCTTTTATTCGTATGACTCTTACAGATACAGATGGCGGTAGTATGAATGCTATAATGTTTGACAGTAACAAACTTTCTTTTGAACCTGCACGAGGTCAGGTGGTGAATGTTACAGGAGCTTTGCAGCAGTATAATGGTGTAACTCAGCTAAAAGTCAGTGATATGGTTTTACTTGAAGGGGAAGATGCTAATGAATTTCTTCCAAAATCTGATAAAGATGCAAAAGCTATGGAAGATGAATTAAAGGCTGTTTTGCAGAAGCATATTAAAAGTTCTTATTTTAAAAGCCTTTGCAATGCTTTTTATGCAGATAAGGCAGCATATACTCTTTTTAAAAAATCTTCTGCTGCTAAAAGTGTTCATCATGCTTATATTCATGGCTTATTAGAGCATACATTATCTATGGTAAAATTATCTGCATTAATATGTGATTTTTATGGAAAAGAAAATGTTAATAAAGAGCTTACTGTTATGGGTGCATTGTTTCATGATATAGGTAAAATTCAAGAAATTGATATAGATAATTCATTTGAATATACAGATGAAGGCAAACTTTTAGGTCATTTACTGCTTGGTATAAATATGGTTGATAAATATATTGAAAGTATACCTGATTTTCCAAAAAAAGCACGAGATTTACTTATTCACTTAATAGCAAGCCACCATGGTTTATTAGAATATGGCTCTCCAAAACGGCCAAAAACAAAAGAAGCTTTTATTCTGCATTATGTTGATAATATAGATGCAAGAATAAATTCATTTAATATGGCATTTGAAAGAGAAAATGTTGAAGAAGGCGGCTGGAGCCAGTATGACAGAATATTAGAGCGTCAGTTTTATAATCATGGTTTAATACCTGAGGAATAA
- a CDS encoding TIGR00282 family metallophosphoesterase: MKLLFIGDIVGRSGRKAVKNHLSHNQYDFIIGNVENSAAGFGITDKVYHELKDTGINAMTAGNHTWDKKETLSLINNWDVFIRPANLSNKLPGAGYKIFDVLNKKICVINLIGRVFLYTSNCPFETFNNIYKEIPDDAFVLVDFHGEATSEKQAFGYFAKGRANVICGTHTHVQTNDLKMIDTNTLYITDAGMCGAECSVLGMEAGNIIERFITQIPHRFTVETKGNIMFNGFSFTIDDDNIIRDYKLISEIYPEEEM; the protein is encoded by the coding sequence ATGAAACTGCTTTTTATTGGTGATATTGTAGGCAGAAGTGGCAGGAAAGCTGTTAAAAATCATTTATCTCATAATCAGTATGATTTTATTATTGGTAATGTGGAAAATTCTGCTGCAGGTTTTGGCATAACAGACAAAGTATATCATGAATTAAAAGATACTGGTATAAATGCTATGACAGCAGGCAATCATACATGGGATAAAAAAGAAACATTATCACTTATTAATAACTGGGATGTATTTATAAGACCTGCTAATTTATCAAATAAACTTCCAGGAGCAGGCTATAAAATTTTTGATGTTTTAAATAAAAAAATATGTGTAATAAATCTTATTGGCAGAGTATTTTTATACACAAGCAACTGTCCTTTTGAAACATTTAATAATATATATAAAGAAATACCTGATGATGCTTTTGTTTTAGTAGATTTTCATGGTGAAGCAACAAGCGAAAAACAAGCATTTGGATATTTTGCAAAGGGCAGGGCAAATGTTATCTGCGGCACACATACACATGTGCAGACAAATGATTTAAAGATGATTGATACTAATACACTTTATATAACTGATGCAGGAATGTGTGGAGCTGAATGTTCAGTTTTAGGTATGGAAGCAGGAAATATTATAGAAAGATTTATTACCCAAATACCTCACAGGTTTACTGTGGAAACTAAAGGGAATATCATGTTTAATGGTTTTTCCTTTACAATAGATGATGATAATATTATAAGAGATTATAAACTGATTAGTGAAATATATCCAGAAGAAGAAATGTAG
- the rpiB gene encoding ribose 5-phosphate isomerase B — MNIVVVSDHAGFTLKEDIKTFLESENHNVIDCGTYSKESCDYPDYANAAALAILDGKAERGIFICGTGIGISIAANRHKGIRAALCSDIYSVRLSRQHNNANVLAMGANIVAIPLAKEMIKEWLKEEFEGGRHERRICKLDID, encoded by the coding sequence ATGAATATTGTTGTAGTATCAGACCATGCAGGGTTTACATTAAAAGAAGATATAAAAACATTTTTAGAATCAGAAAACCATAATGTAATTGACTGCGGTACTTATTCAAAAGAATCATGTGATTACCCAGACTATGCAAATGCTGCTGCACTTGCTATATTAGATGGCAAAGCAGAGCGTGGAATATTTATATGCGGCACAGGTATAGGCATATCAATTGCAGCAAACAGACACAAAGGTATAAGAGCTGCTTTATGCTCAGATATATATAGTGTAAGGTTAAGTCGTCAACATAATAATGCTAATGTTTTAGCAATGGGAGCTAATATTGTAGCAATACCTTTAGCCAAAGAAATGATAAAAGAATGGTTAAAAGAAGAATTTGAAGGCGGCAGACATGAACGCCGTATATGCAAATTAGATATAGATTAG
- the glyA gene encoding serine hydroxymethyltransferase, translating to MSLYENVKQFDPEIYDALMKEANRQEEHIELIASENFVSPAVLEAVGSVLTNKYAEGYPAKRYYGGCEFVDVAEQLAIDRAKKLFGAEYVNVQPHSGSQANFGAYFSVLQSGDTILGMNLSHGGHLTHGSPVNFSGKFFNVIPYGVTKDTETIDYDEVEKLAVENKPKLIITGASAYPRAIDFAEFRKISDKVGALLMVDMAHIAGLVAAGVHENPVPYADIVTTTTHKTLRGPRGGMILAKAQYEKAINSQVFPGMQGGPLMHVIAGKAVAFKEALSDEFKTYQTQIVKNAKQLAETIKSRGFRIVSGGTDNHLVLIDVQSKGLTGKDCQIALDKANITTNKNTIPFETLSPFVTSGIRIGAPAVTTRGMKEKEMELIGNYIVDVFENINNDNKIAEVKGKVKELCAAYPLYKGRLY from the coding sequence ATGAGCCTTTACGAAAATGTAAAACAATTTGACCCAGAAATTTATGATGCCTTAATGAAAGAGGCAAACCGTCAGGAAGAGCATATTGAGCTTATTGCAAGTGAAAACTTTGTAAGCCCTGCTGTATTAGAAGCAGTTGGCTCTGTTTTGACTAACAAATATGCAGAAGGTTATCCTGCAAAACGCTACTATGGCGGGTGTGAGTTTGTTGATGTTGCAGAGCAGCTTGCAATTGACAGAGCAAAAAAACTTTTTGGTGCAGAATATGTTAATGTGCAGCCACATTCTGGCAGTCAGGCAAACTTTGGTGCATATTTTTCTGTATTACAAAGCGGTGATACTATTTTAGGTATGAATTTATCTCATGGCGGTCATTTAACTCATGGAAGCCCTGTAAACTTTTCTGGTAAATTTTTTAATGTTATTCCTTATGGTGTAACTAAAGATACAGAAACTATTGATTATGATGAAGTTGAAAAATTAGCAGTTGAAAATAAACCAAAGTTAATAATTACTGGTGCTAGTGCATATCCTAGGGCTATTGATTTTGCTGAGTTTAGAAAAATTTCTGATAAAGTAGGTGCTTTATTAATGGTTGATATGGCTCATATTGCTGGTCTTGTAGCAGCAGGAGTTCATGAAAACCCAGTTCCTTATGCTGATATTGTTACAACTACTACGCATAAAACATTAAGAGGTCCAAGAGGCGGTATGATACTTGCAAAAGCTCAGTATGAAAAAGCTATTAATTCTCAAGTATTTCCGGGTATGCAGGGCGGTCCATTAATGCATGTAATTGCTGGTAAAGCTGTTGCTTTTAAAGAAGCTTTAAGCGATGAATTTAAAACATATCAAACTCAGATTGTTAAAAATGCTAAACAGCTTGCTGAAACAATTAAAAGCAGAGGTTTTCGTATAGTTTCAGGTGGCACAGATAACCACCTTGTTTTAATAGATGTTCAATCTAAAGGCTTAACAGGTAAAGACTGTCAGATAGCTCTTGATAAAGCAAATATTACAACTAATAAAAACACTATTCCTTTTGAAACATTATCTCCATTTGTAACAAGCGGTATTCGTATTGGTGCTCCAGCAGTTACTACAAGAGGTATGAAAGAAAAAGAAATGGAACTAATTGGTAACTATATTGTTGATGTATTTGAAAATATTAATAATGATAATAAAATAGCAGAAGTTAAAGGAAAAGTAAAAGAACTCTGTGCTGCATACCCTTTATATAAAGGAAGGTTATACTAA
- a CDS encoding deoxycytidylate deaminase, translating into MNRPSWDDYFMDMTKLTSTRSSCLRRHVGAVLVKNTRVIATGYNGAPTGVTHCEVTGCLRQKLNVPSGERHELCRGLHAEQNAIIQAALYGISTEGTTIYCTTKPCSICTKMIINAKIAKIVYEEYYEDSLADELLRDTDIRILQYKKEK; encoded by the coding sequence ATGAATAGACCCAGCTGGGATGACTATTTTATGGACATGACAAAACTCACATCTACTCGTTCGTCATGTTTACGCCGTCATGTTGGAGCAGTTTTGGTAAAAAACACTAGAGTTATTGCTACAGGTTATAATGGAGCACCAACTGGTGTTACTCACTGTGAAGTAACGGGCTGTCTCAGGCAAAAACTTAATGTGCCTAGCGGAGAACGCCATGAATTATGCAGAGGACTTCATGCTGAGCAAAATGCAATTATTCAGGCAGCTCTTTATGGTATTTCAACAGAAGGGACAACTATTTACTGCACAACTAAACCTTGCTCAATATGTACAAAAATGATTATTAATGCAAAAATTGCAAAGATAGTCTATGAAGAATATTATGAAGACAGTTTGGCGGATGAATTATTAAGAGATACTGATATTCGTATTTTGCAGTATAAAAAAGAAAAATAA
- the rsxC gene encoding electron transport complex subunit RsxC: MTEFYLKGGIHPDAHKTSDISFVRNFTIMEGDDFFIPFVQHIGSPASAIVNIGDEVERGQLLAECGAGLSSRIHSPVNGKIIDISTVYHPAIGEFNGCTISALNDDVSNFKKLDGGSDLSDIARKAGIVGLGGAGFPSYIKLNPNKPIDTVIINGAECEPYLMCDHALMRIKSENILAGAKMIKEHVKAGSCIIAIENNKKDCITILKQQSQKYNIDIVSLPTKYPQGGEKQLIYSVLGRIVPSGRLPADIGVLIQNVATVNALYEAVVFSKPLFERIVTVAGEVENAANYIMPVGVPVKRFLERTGNQYKKGHKVIFGGPMTGGSVASLDIPVIKTTGGVLLLKNQEKHNILPCIRCGKCSEVCVMGLIPIELERNFLHNMVEKNVDEKIMSCIECGCCSYICPSGRLLAETIKAGKKKAAVFLAKKKENK; the protein is encoded by the coding sequence ATGACAGAATTTTATTTAAAAGGCGGTATTCATCCAGATGCACATAAAACATCTGATATATCGTTTGTTAGAAATTTTACAATTATGGAAGGGGATGATTTTTTCATCCCCTTTGTTCAGCATATAGGTTCGCCTGCGTCTGCAATAGTAAATATTGGTGATGAAGTAGAAAGAGGTCAGCTTTTGGCAGAGTGTGGTGCAGGTTTATCTTCAAGAATACATAGTCCTGTAAATGGTAAAATAATTGATATATCAACAGTTTATCATCCTGCAATAGGTGAATTTAATGGTTGCACAATAAGTGCTTTAAATGATGATGTGTCTAATTTTAAAAAATTAGATGGTGGAAGTGATTTATCTGATATAGCCCGCAAAGCAGGAATAGTAGGGCTTGGTGGTGCAGGATTTCCTTCATATATAAAATTAAATCCTAATAAACCAATTGATACAGTTATAATTAATGGTGCAGAATGTGAGCCTTATTTAATGTGTGACCATGCTTTAATGCGTATTAAAAGTGAGAATATACTTGCTGGAGCTAAAATGATAAAAGAGCATGTTAAAGCAGGTTCATGTATTATTGCAATTGAAAATAATAAAAAAGACTGTATTACTATATTAAAGCAGCAGTCACAAAAGTATAATATAGATATTGTTTCTCTGCCAACAAAATACCCGCAGGGTGGAGAAAAACAGTTAATTTATTCTGTGTTAGGTCGTATTGTTCCTTCTGGCAGACTGCCTGCAGATATAGGAGTATTAATACAGAATGTTGCAACAGTAAATGCATTATATGAAGCAGTTGTGTTTTCTAAGCCGCTTTTTGAAAGAATTGTAACAGTTGCTGGTGAAGTAGAAAATGCAGCAAACTATATTATGCCTGTTGGTGTGCCCGTTAAAAGATTTTTAGAAAGAACTGGCAATCAATATAAAAAAGGTCATAAAGTTATATTTGGCGGTCCTATGACTGGAGGCTCTGTTGCTTCTCTTGATATACCTGTAATTAAAACTACCGGTGGAGTGCTGCTTTTAAAAAATCAGGAAAAACATAACATTCTGCCATGTATTAGGTGTGGTAAATGCAGTGAAGTATGTGTAATGGGTCTTATTCCTATAGAATTAGAGCGGAATTTCTTACATAATATGGTTGAAAAAAATGTTGATGAAAAAATTATGAGTTGTATAGAGTGTGGCTGCTGTTCATATATTTGTCCATCAGGCAGACTTTTAGCAGAAACTATAAAAGCAGGTAAGAAAAAAGCCGCTGTATTTCTTGCTAAAAAAAAGGAAAATAAATAA
- a CDS encoding RnfABCDGE type electron transport complex subunit D translates to MKQLMNVTFAPHIRSSMDTFKIMLFVIISLLPAVIISIINYGLYAFTLYAACIISAVFLEHIFCKIQGIKTTINDLSAVLTGLLFALTLPPNLPLWTAFIGVFFAIIVAKMVFGGIGQNPFNPALTGRIVLLVSFPALMTSFQAPLYSNIDVLSGATILGNAKTDLSAYGIINHINIDYHQLLISAGGSLGEISPLALIIGGLFLMYKRIISWHIPVSFIGTVFVFTFVLSSINSNITISSYSHILNGGLLLGAFFMATDYATSPMFRAGKILFGIGCGILTVCIRVYGGYPEGVGFAILIMNAFTPILDKFFRPKVFGDRDEQLF, encoded by the coding sequence ATGAAACAGTTAATGAATGTTACTTTTGCTCCTCATATAAGAAGCAGTATGGATACATTTAAAATAATGCTTTTTGTTATTATTTCGCTTTTACCTGCTGTTATCATATCTATTATAAATTATGGTTTATATGCTTTTACATTGTATGCAGCCTGCATAATTTCTGCTGTATTTTTAGAGCATATTTTTTGTAAAATTCAAGGCATAAAAACTACAATAAATGATTTAAGTGCTGTATTGACAGGTCTTTTGTTTGCTCTTACTCTGCCCCCAAATTTACCTTTATGGACTGCTTTTATTGGTGTATTTTTTGCAATCATAGTTGCAAAAATGGTATTTGGTGGTATAGGTCAAAATCCATTTAACCCAGCATTAACAGGCAGAATAGTGCTTTTAGTATCATTTCCTGCACTTATGACTTCATTTCAAGCACCGCTTTATTCTAATATAGATGTATTAAGTGGTGCTACAATACTTGGAAATGCAAAAACAGATTTATCAGCTTATGGTATTATTAATCATATAAATATAGATTATCACCAGCTTTTAATTTCAGCAGGAGGCTCTTTAGGGGAGATTTCTCCACTTGCTTTAATCATTGGTGGTTTGTTTTTAATGTATAAAAGAATAATATCATGGCATATACCTGTATCTTTTATAGGCACAGTGTTTGTATTTACTTTTGTTTTATCAAGTATAAATTCTAATATTACTATTTCGTCATACAGTCATATATTAAATGGTGGTTTACTGCTGGGTGCTTTTTTTATGGCAACAGATTATGCAACAAGCCCAATGTTTAGGGCAGGTAAAATTCTTTTTGGTATAGGATGCGGCATATTAACTGTATGTATCAGGGTTTATGGCGGCTATCCTGAAGGTGTTGGGTTTGCAATATTAATTATGAATGCTTTTACACCTATTCTTGATAAATTTTTTAGACCAAAAGTGTTTGGAGATAGGGATGAACAGCTTTTTTAA
- a CDS encoding RnfABCDGE type electron transport complex subunit G — protein MNSFFKSVFTITIITVSAGIMLALSYSFTKDKIAYQERQEILNAFKSILPYHNNEPDKDYEIINNQKVFVAKDNGTITGYAVNIINTQGYGGAISILTGTDSKGAVYGIAIIYHSETPGLGDKITNKSFLDLFQGFTVNDKIAVKKDGGTIEQFSGATISPRAVAAGVKDSLTVINGMIGK, from the coding sequence ATGAACAGCTTTTTTAAATCTGTATTTACCATAACAATAATTACGGTATCAGCAGGTATTATGCTTGCATTATCATATTCTTTTACAAAAGATAAGATAGCTTATCAGGAAAGGCAGGAAATTTTAAATGCTTTTAAATCTATACTGCCTTATCATAATAATGAGCCAGATAAGGATTATGAAATTATAAATAATCAAAAAGTATTTGTTGCAAAAGATAACGGAACAATTACAGGTTATGCAGTAAATATTATTAATACACAAGGTTATGGTGGTGCAATATCTATTTTAACAGGCACAGACAGTAAAGGTGCAGTATATGGCATAGCCATAATTTATCATTCAGAAACACCTGGTCTTGGAGATAAAATAACAAATAAGTCATTTTTAGACTTATTTCAAGGATTTACAGTAAATGATAAGATAGCTGTAAAAAAAGATGGTGGCACAATTGAGCAGTTTAGTGGTGCAACAATCAGCCCAAGGGCAGTAGCTGCAGGTGTTAAGGATAGTTTAACAGTTATAAATGGTATGATAGGTAAATGA
- the rsxE gene encoding electron transport complex subunit RsxE, which produces MVKNIIKDGLYSNNAIFKQMLGLCPTLAVTTSAVNALGMGLATTAVLTGSNLVISLIARYIPKNVRIPAYIVIIACFVTIIDQMMKANFYSLHKVLGIFIPLIVVNCIVLGRAEAFASKNTPLYSLIDGLSVGIGFTIALFILGSFREIIGAGTFFNISVMLSSYNPLLIAVMPPGAFLFLGFLFAGKQFIDSRIKGEK; this is translated from the coding sequence ATGGTAAAAAACATTATAAAAGATGGTTTATACAGTAACAATGCTATTTTTAAACAGATGCTTGGTCTCTGTCCTACTTTGGCAGTTACAACAAGTGCAGTAAATGCTCTTGGTATGGGGCTTGCAACTACTGCTGTTTTAACAGGCTCTAATCTGGTTATATCATTAATTGCAAGATATATTCCTAAAAATGTAAGAATTCCAGCATATATTGTAATTATTGCATGCTTTGTTACAATTATTGACCAGATGATGAAAGCAAACTTTTATTCACTGCATAAAGTTTTAGGAATATTTATACCATTAATTGTTGTAAACTGTATTGTATTAGGCAGAGCAGAAGCCTTTGCATCAAAAAATACACCACTATATTCTTTAATTGATGGTTTAAGTGTAGGTATAGGATTTACAATAGCATTATTCATACTTGGCTCTTTCAGGGAAATTATAGGTGCAGGCACATTTTTTAATATATCTGTAATGCTTTCTTCTTATAATCCGCTTTTAATAGCTGTTATGCCGCCAGGTGCATTTTTATTTTTAGGCTTTTTGTTTGCAGGCAAGCAGTTTATTGACAGCAGAATAAAAGGTGAAAAATAA